One Pseudomonas fluorescens genomic region harbors:
- a CDS encoding anti-phage dCTP deaminase has product MAAPAPKERVTKGADAKSSSMGIRQRIEGRRTDEIVIAFCGPVGCNLADVIRSIRLQFEEYGYVTEHVKVSNIIKTHFKTHGLPSELKNVSLDVSSGKERYTTLQDLGNELRKKHDSPILAALAMQEIAVKRTIAKGPEGKAPKTVYIIDQLKHPEEVELFKLVYGEIFYLIGVLSPEKIRFNYLTRSERIPKHEAQYLIDRDRNELNATHGQKLEKTLQLADFFIRNNQDSVSNLTAPCQRFAALVHGKNGITPTIDESGMYAAYSASLKSACLSRQVGAAIVNKEGNVISLGWNDVPKFGGGLYTSDSSNDQRCIYHGGKCYNDIHKSHLIEDIVNIVSKKVAVTQETKDDLARLIQKETRAGSIIEFSRAIHAEMEAILGLARSHGNSTDSCVLYTTTFPCHNCARHIIAAGIKRVVYIEPYEKSLALDLHEDAITTDAWTPDKTLFETFSGVPPSKYSAFFMSRGDKKDKTGQAIDIIKTDAMHIGTQYLDPYQTIEGKVVQDLLSKVGAFTPPPPPAPGSIRQNTTTPSGLGGPSTTFPSGHQSANGPQPTSPLPPEPEPAA; this is encoded by the coding sequence ATGGCCGCTCCCGCCCCCAAGGAAAGAGTTACTAAAGGTGCTGATGCTAAGTCGTCCTCTATGGGCATACGCCAACGAATCGAAGGCCGACGTACAGATGAGATCGTCATCGCCTTCTGCGGACCCGTTGGTTGCAATTTAGCCGATGTCATACGATCCATCCGCCTTCAATTCGAAGAATACGGTTATGTCACTGAACATGTAAAAGTCAGCAACATTATCAAGACACACTTTAAGACCCATGGTCTTCCTTCGGAATTGAAAAACGTTTCACTCGATGTTTCCTCTGGCAAGGAGCGGTATACAACTCTCCAAGACTTGGGCAATGAGCTTAGAAAGAAGCATGACTCACCAATTCTTGCAGCTTTGGCGATGCAAGAAATAGCTGTCAAGCGTACTATAGCAAAAGGCCCAGAAGGCAAGGCTCCTAAAACCGTCTATATAATAGACCAACTTAAACACCCAGAAGAGGTAGAACTTTTCAAGCTTGTTTATGGAGAGATCTTCTATCTTATTGGAGTATTGAGCCCTGAAAAAATTAGATTCAACTATCTAACTCGTTCGGAAAGAATCCCTAAGCACGAAGCACAATATTTGATTGACCGTGATCGAAACGAACTCAATGCAACTCACGGACAGAAACTAGAAAAAACTTTGCAGCTTGCGGACTTCTTCATCCGCAACAACCAAGACTCAGTTTCAAACCTAACCGCTCCTTGCCAAAGATTTGCTGCACTAGTACATGGAAAAAATGGCATTACACCAACTATAGATGAATCAGGCATGTATGCAGCCTATTCAGCTTCATTAAAATCCGCATGTCTAAGCAGACAAGTTGGTGCTGCCATTGTCAACAAAGAGGGAAATGTTATTTCGCTTGGTTGGAACGATGTTCCAAAATTTGGAGGTGGACTTTACACCTCAGATAGCTCAAATGACCAACGATGCATATACCACGGTGGAAAATGCTACAACGACATACACAAGTCACATCTGATTGAAGACATTGTGAATATCGTTAGCAAGAAAGTTGCAGTTACTCAAGAAACAAAAGATGATCTTGCTCGTCTGATCCAAAAAGAAACACGAGCGGGGTCAATCATAGAGTTCTCTCGCGCCATTCACGCAGAGATGGAGGCGATTCTCGGTCTAGCTCGGTCTCATGGGAACTCAACCGACTCCTGCGTCCTATACACAACGACATTTCCTTGTCACAACTGTGCTCGACATATCATTGCCGCTGGGATCAAGCGGGTCGTCTACATTGAACCGTATGAAAAAAGTCTTGCACTTGACTTACATGAAGACGCCATTACTACAGATGCTTGGACTCCGGACAAGACGTTATTCGAAACGTTTTCTGGAGTACCTCCCAGCAAATACTCCGCATTCTTCATGTCTAGAGGCGATAAAAAGGATAAAACTGGCCAGGCCATTGATATTATTAAAACGGATGCAATGCACATCGGAACTCAGTACCTTGATCCATATCAGACTATCGAAGGAAAGGTTGTTCAAGATCTACTGAGCAAGGTTGGCGCATTTACTCCACCGCCTCCGCCAGCTCCTGGAAGTATTCGGCAGAATACAACAACGCCGAGTGGCCTTGGCGGACCGTCGACTACTTTCCCATCAGGACATCAATCGGCCAATGGACCCCAACCAACATCACCTTTGCCCCCAGAACCTGAACCAGCAGCATAA
- a CDS encoding YifB family Mg chelatase-like AAA ATPase — translation MSLSIVHSRAQIGVDAPAVTVEVHLANGLPSLTMVGLPEAAVKESKDRVRSAIINSGLQFPARRITLNLAPADLPKDGGRFDLAIALGILSASVQVPCLTLDDVECLGELALSGAVRPVRGVLPAALAARKAGRALVVPRANAEEACLASGLKVFAVDHLLEAVAHFNGHTPVEPYISDGLMHAARPYPDLNEVQGQIAAKRALLVAAAGAHNLLFSGPPGTGKTLLASRLPGLLPPLSECEALEVAAIQSVASGVPLTHWPQRPFRQPHHSASGPALVGGSSKPQPGEITLAHHGVLFLDELPEFDRKVLEVLREPLESGHIVIARAKDRVRFPARFQLVAAMNPCPCGYLGEPSGKCSCTPDMVQRYRNKLSGPLLDRIDLHLTVAREATALNPQVKPGEDSASAAALVAEARERQQKRQGCANAFLDLPGLKRHCKLSTADEAWLESACERLTLSLRSAHRLLKVARTLADLEQVDAIKREHLAEALQYRPATP, via the coding sequence ATGTCCCTCTCCATCGTCCACAGTCGCGCCCAGATTGGCGTGGATGCTCCCGCCGTCACCGTCGAAGTTCATCTCGCCAACGGTCTGCCGTCGCTGACCATGGTCGGCCTGCCCGAGGCGGCGGTGAAAGAGAGCAAGGATCGCGTGCGCAGTGCGATCATCAATTCCGGGCTGCAGTTTCCGGCGCGGCGGATCACTTTGAATCTGGCGCCGGCGGATCTGCCCAAGGATGGCGGGCGGTTTGATCTGGCGATTGCCTTGGGGATTCTGTCGGCGAGTGTGCAGGTGCCTTGTCTTACGCTGGATGATGTGGAGTGCCTCGGCGAGTTGGCGTTGTCCGGCGCGGTTCGGCCGGTGCGCGGGGTGTTGCCAGCGGCTCTCGCAGCGCGCAAGGCCGGGCGGGCGCTGGTGGTGCCGCGGGCGAATGCCGAAGAGGCCTGCCTGGCTTCGGGGTTGAAGGTGTTTGCGGTGGATCATCTGCTTGAAGCCGTGGCGCATTTCAATGGGCACACCCCGGTCGAACCTTACATATCGGACGGGCTGATGCATGCCGCCCGACCCTATCCCGATCTCAATGAGGTGCAAGGGCAGATTGCCGCCAAGCGCGCGCTGCTGGTCGCGGCTGCGGGGGCGCATAACCTGCTGTTCAGCGGGCCGCCCGGTACCGGTAAGACTTTATTGGCCAGCCGCTTGCCCGGATTGCTGCCGCCGTTGTCCGAGTGCGAAGCGCTGGAAGTGGCAGCGATTCAGTCAGTCGCCAGCGGCGTGCCCCTCACCCACTGGCCGCAGCGGCCGTTTCGCCAACCGCACCATTCCGCGTCCGGGCCGGCGCTGGTCGGCGGCAGTTCGAAACCGCAACCCGGCGAAATAACGCTCGCTCATCATGGCGTACTGTTTCTTGATGAGTTGCCGGAGTTCGATCGCAAAGTTTTGGAGGTTCTGCGCGAGCCATTGGAGTCCGGGCATATCGTGATCGCCCGAGCCAAGGACCGGGTGCGCTTTCCCGCGCGGTTTCAATTGGTGGCGGCGATGAATCCGTGTCCCTGTGGATATCTTGGCGAGCCAAGCGGCAAATGCTCATGCACACCGGACATGGTCCAGCGCTATCGCAACAAGCTGTCTGGACCGTTACTGGATCGGATCGATTTGCACCTGACGGTGGCGCGGGAAGCGACGGCGTTGAACCCGCAGGTGAAGCCGGGAGAGGATAGCGCCAGCGCCGCAGCATTAGTGGCCGAGGCACGCGAACGACAGCAGAAGCGTCAGGGCTGTGCCAATGCGTTTCTCGATCTGCCGGGGTTGAAGCGGCACTGCAAGTTATCCACAGCCGACGAAGCCTGGCTCGAGTCGGCCTGTGAGCGATTAACGCTTTCGCTGCGCTCGGCTCATCGCCTGCTCAAGGTCGCCCGGACACTGGCAGACCTTGAGCAAGTCGATGCAATCAAACGCGAACACTTGGCCGAAGCGCTGCAATACCGGCCAGCGACACCTTAA